Proteins found in one Dehalococcoidales bacterium genomic segment:
- a CDS encoding phosphoribosylaminoimidazolesuccinocarboxamide synthase yields the protein MPFDSEILLKTDLPLPLFIRGKVRDTYDLGEHLLIITTDRISAFDVILPCGIPEKGKILNQMSIFWMENTSHVIPNHLVASVDDVSILDDFLPPAKRFQYPEYLKGRSVIVKKAERIAVECVVRGYLAGSGWSEYQQQGSICSVEIIPGLLESQQLPQPVFTPTTKADEGHDMPIDYATLENTVGKKTACSLKQKSIELYNHALKYASTHGFIIADTKFEFGIYDGKLIVIDEMLTPDSSRFWDKNTYKVGQPQDSFDKQPIRDWLSRSGWNKIPPGPVLPDDVINTASKRYRMAYEKITSRTFR from the coding sequence ATGCCGTTCGATAGCGAGATATTACTTAAAACAGATCTGCCTTTGCCACTTTTTATACGTGGTAAGGTCCGTGATACCTACGACCTCGGGGAGCATCTATTAATCATAACTACTGATCGTATCTCGGCATTTGATGTTATATTACCTTGCGGTATTCCTGAAAAAGGGAAAATTCTTAATCAGATGTCAATATTTTGGATGGAAAATACATCCCATGTAATACCAAACCATTTGGTTGCCAGTGTTGATGATGTATCTATACTTGACGATTTCCTTCCTCCAGCTAAAAGGTTTCAATATCCGGAGTATTTAAAAGGCAGATCAGTCATAGTAAAAAAAGCTGAGCGAATTGCTGTTGAATGCGTCGTTCGCGGTTATCTGGCAGGGTCAGGCTGGAGTGAATACCAGCAGCAAGGATCGATTTGCAGTGTAGAAATAATACCCGGTCTTCTGGAAAGCCAACAATTACCGCAGCCAGTGTTTACTCCGACCACCAAAGCCGATGAAGGCCATGATATGCCTATTGACTATGCCACGCTGGAAAATACAGTCGGAAAAAAAACAGCCTGCTCTCTTAAACAGAAGAGTATTGAATTATATAACCATGCTCTTAAATATGCTTCCACCCATGGTTTCATCATAGCTGATACCAAATTTGAATTTGGTATTTATGATGGCAAGCTGATTGTTATTGATGAAATGCTTACCCCAGATTCATCACGTTTCTGGGATAAAAACACTTACAAGGTTGGTCAGCCTCAAGATAGCTTTGACAAGCAACCTATCAGAGATTGGCTTTCCAGAAGTGGCTGGAACAAAATCCCGCCGGGTCCTGTTCTGCCGGATGACGTAATAAACACGGCATCCAAACGGTACCGGATGGCTTACGAAAAGATCACCAGCCGCACCTTTAGATAA
- the hisB gene encoding imidazoleglycerol-phosphate dehydratase HisB — protein sequence MVERTSEKKRETRETNINVYLNVDGTGHTEITTGIRLFDHLLDQLGRHGLFDLRVSATGDDAHHLVEDVAIVLAHTLDEALGEKRGIVRMADATVPMDDALATVAVDISGRGYSVLDMEFEGNDLFGFSTDLIRHFLETFAREAKINLHGGVAYGINDHHKAEAFFKALGRALERATRIDSRIAGEIPSTKEVL from the coding sequence ATGGTAGAAAGAACTTCCGAGAAGAAAAGAGAGACACGGGAAACGAATATTAATGTATATCTAAACGTTGACGGTACAGGACATACCGAGATTACTACCGGCATACGCTTATTTGATCATCTTTTAGACCAGCTTGGAAGGCATGGTTTGTTCGATCTCAGGGTATCCGCAACCGGCGATGACGCTCATCATCTTGTAGAAGACGTTGCCATAGTATTGGCTCACACTTTAGACGAAGCCCTTGGTGAAAAAAGAGGAATAGTACGCATGGCAGATGCGACTGTACCGATGGATGATGCTTTGGCAACGGTAGCAGTAGATATTAGCGGGCGTGGCTATTCTGTTCTTGATATGGAATTTGAGGGTAATGACTTGTTTGGTTTTTCTACCGACCTCATTCGTCATTTCCTGGAAACATTTGCCCGTGAAGCCAAAATAAACTTACATGGTGGAGTGGCATACGGTATAAATGACCATCACAAGGCAGAAGCGTTTTTTAAAGCTCTTGGAAGAGCCCTCGAGAGGGCTACCCGTATTGACTCGAGGATTGCGGGTGAAATCCCCTCTACCAAAGAAGTACTTTAG